In Paramormyrops kingsleyae isolate MSU_618 chromosome 5, PKINGS_0.4, whole genome shotgun sequence, one DNA window encodes the following:
- the LOC111848112 gene encoding centrosomal protein of 95 kDa isoform X3 has protein sequence MGSQEERDWVDVANDLLSKCHISLRLAKVTDCGASVFVALYQAILGEKVPDYIAAPRSQEDDVHNVQSVIDSLALDYLQISLSHITGENVVRGDKESIKNLLEIFDGLLEYLTEQVSEEELADEGELHHTASKVGTSTEQQQLERLSQTSSVPSTTYSSKHSDSSESTAELIRLGDSARTFMASQEERINGVHHADISWSRPEVEAPQDRVQELAGLPEGLVSTGPSFPDSSLLKEPLHSAVALQPPYQTTPRRLDRLAHSGALSPTSMPSQRGAEVEDEDHPAVSAKCQSPRSQPDSLPANGIPSPRLSPDRSEASMSSQRRGSAEVGEDLPEASRLGPRRVLFQTQPAVVPMTLADVTGMSDSKAGTKPRPLPPRQHPKGRPRRTPLSKGPTEVQEELDEPLSQRTQRNREAEHELHQMSEKLSRRLEELDSMLKRALGESLETSGTREEDKQSHHSDSIMEFRGTQRHSDTAPTPKSPRTRSLSPSPPPMHHFLEAPLEGTLAKDLQQYGSQVRQPEPQSQRLGKVVGNANEEERKQFEERKRADIEETRGQAREAQERAYREAVLGEVPHPRKPSRTYNPKVTAQHRTARACHSTHGRGRALPLKAAPMKVKDNDLLPILLEELPHLQLSPHTLTRMWKQQMKQVDRLAPQPNHRSRNKQASQIEEAQRRQDLLVEIIRKEQEHNQRLRDFKERIQQQKSAQNKLREQRLQVARARKYHNDHHVQFRARLMRARSREERMFKQILEEGLELQKAQLREQRAYAKEQRQEHQRRHRDELESMENYYKDQFSLLAETLAQERHEIQVRKKAQGKALQKMRRELRAKMEREIGELQKIIIQNDDDTFFRELEVERLRERLQMTSFQYRTGHRT, from the exons ATGGGAAGCCAAGAGGAGAGAG ACTGGGTGGACGTGGccaatgatcttctcagcaAATGTCACATCAGCCTGAGGTTGGCGAAGGTGACGGACTGCGGCGCCAGTGTTTTTGTAGCCCTTTATCAAGCAATATTAGGGGAAAAGGTTCCAG ACTACATTGCTGCACCAAGGAGTCAGGAGGATGACGTTCACAACGTGCAGTCTGTGATTGACTCTCTGGCTTTGGACTACCTCCAGATAAGCTTGTCTCACATCACAG GTGAAAATGTTGTGAGAGGGGACAAAGAATCCATCAAGAATCTGCTGGAAATTTTTGATGGCCTGCTGGAATATCTCACCGAGCAAGTAAGCGAAGAGGAATTAGCAGATGAAG GTGAGCTGCACCACACGGCCAGCAAGGTGGGGACATCCACcgagcagcagcagctggagcgCCTGTCTCAGACGTCAAGCGTGCC GTCTACCACCTATTCCAGCAAACACTCGGACAGCTCGGAGTCGACGGCCGAGCTCATCCGCCTGGGAGACTCTGCTCGCACTTTCATGGCCAGTCAGGAAG AAAGGATCAATGGTGTCCATCATGCAGACATTTCCTGGTCCAGGCCGGAGGTGGAAGCACCTCAGGACAGAGTGCAAG AGCTGGCCGGTTTACCTGAAGGGCTGGTCTCCACAGGCCCCTCCTTTCCCGACTCCTCTCTACTGAAGGAGCCCCTGCATTCGGCCGTCGCCCTGCAGCCCCCTTACCAGACCACCCCTCGCCGACTGGATCGGCTGGCACACTCCGGTGCTCTGTCTCCAACCAGCATGCCCAGCCAGAGAGGGGCCGAGGTGGAGGACGAGGACCATCCCGCCGTCTCTGCT AAATGCCAGTCCCCCAGGTCCCAGCCTGACAGCCTTCCTGCTAATGGGATTCCCTCTCCCCGACTGTCCCCCG ATCGGAGCGAGGCCTCAATGTCCAGTCAGAGGAGAGGCAGCGCAGAGGTGGGCGAGGACCTGCCTGAG GCCTCCAGGCTCGGGCCTAGGAGAGTACTGTTTCAGACCCAGCCTGCCGTCGTCCCAATGACGCTGGCTGATGTAACTGGAATGAGCGACAGCAAGGCGGGCACCAAGCCACGCCCCTTACCGCCGCGGCAGCATCCCAAGGGCCGTCCGCGCCGTACTCCCCTCAG CAAAGGGCCCACGGAGGTTCAGGAGGAGCTGGACGAGCCCCTGTCCCAGCGCACGCAGCGCAACCGCGAGGCGGAGCACGAGCTGCATCAGATGTCCGAGAAGCTGTCGCGGCGTCTGGAGGAGCTCGACTCG ATGCTGAAGAGAGCCCTGGGGGAGTCTCTGGAGACTAGCGGCACCAGGGAGGAGGACAAGCAGTCCCATCACAGCGACAGCATCATGGAGTTCCGAGGGACCCAGAGGCACAGCG ATACAGCACCCACCCCAAAGTCACCCCGCACACGCTCGCTCTCCCCGTCGCCCCCACCGATGCACCATTTCCTGGAGGCCCCGCTAGAGGGCACTCTTGCCAAAGACTTACAGCAGTACGGGTCTCAAGTACGACAGCCGGAGCCACAGAGCCAGCGGCTTGGCAAg GTGGTGGGAAATGCCAATGAAGAAGAGCGGAAGCAGTTTGAGGAGAGGAAGAGGGCGGATATCGAGGAGACCCGGGGACAGGCCCGGGAGGCG CAGGAGAGAGCATACCGGGAAGCCGTACTGGGAGAGGTGCCCCACCCCCGAAAACCATCGCGCACGTACAACCCCAAAGTGACTGCCCAGCACCGGACAGCCAGGGCGTGCCACTCGACCCATGGCAGAGGGAGAGCGCTTCCTCTGAAAGCTGCCCCCA TGAAGGTGAAGGACAATGACCTGCTGCCCATCCTGCTGGAGGAGCTTCCCCATCTACAGCTCTCCCCACACACCCTTACTCGCATGTGGAAGCAGCAGATGAAGCAGGTGGACCGACTGGCCCCCCAGCCGAACCATCGAAGTCGCAATAAACAAGCTAGCCAG ATAGAGGAGGCGCAAAGGAGGCAAGACCTGTTGGTGGAGATCATCCGCAAAGAGCAGGAACACAACCAGCGGCTG CGCGACTTCAAGGAGCGCATCCAGCAGCAGAAGTCGGCCCAGAACAAGCTGCGGGAGCAGAGGCTGCAGGTGGCTCGTGCCAGGAAGTACCACAATGACCACCACGTGCAGTTCCGCGCCCGCCTGATGAGGGCCCGCTCGCGGGAGGAGAGG ATGTTCAAGCAGATCTTGGAGGAGGGCCTAGAGCTACAGAAGGCGCAGCTGAGAGAACAGCGTGCTTACGCCAAGGAGCAGAGGCAGGAGCACCAGCGGCGGCACCGAGACGAGCTGGAGTCCATGGAGAACTATTACAAGGACCAG TTCTCACTGTTGGCTGAAACTCTCGCACAAGAACGACATGAGATCCAGGTGCGAAAGAAGGCCCAAGGAAAG GCTCTGCAGAAGATGAGGCGAGAGCTGCGAGCCAAGATGGAGCGCGAGATCGGCGAGCTACAGAAGATCATCATCCAGAACGACGACGACACCTTCTTCCGGGAGCTCGAGGTGGAGCGACTCCGCGAGCGGCTTCAGATGACCTCATTCCAGTACCGGACCGGCCATCGGACCTGA
- the LOC111848112 gene encoding centrosomal protein of 95 kDa isoform X5 — translation MGSQEERDWVDVANDLLSKCHISLRLAKVTDCGASVFVALYQAILGEKVPDYIAAPRSQEDDVHNVQSVIDSLALDYLQISLSHITGENVVRGDKESIKNLLEIFDGLLEYLTEQVSEEELADEGELHHTASKVGTSTEQQQLERLSQTSSVPSTTYSSKHSDSSESTAELIRLGDSARTFMASQEERINGVHHADISWSRPEVEAPQDRVQGPSFPDSSLLKEPLHSAVALQPPYQTTPRRLDRLAHSGALSPTSMPSQRGAEVEDEDHPAVSAKCQSPRSQPDSLPANGIPSPRLSPDRSEASMSSQRRGSAEVGEDLPEASRLGPRRVLFQTQPAVVPMTLADVTGMSDSKAGTKPRPLPPRQHPKGRPRRTPLSKGPTEVQEELDEPLSQRTQRNREAEHELHQMSEKLSRRLEELDSMLKRALGESLETSGTREEDKQSHHSDSIMEFRGTQRHSGQDTAPTPKSPRTRSLSPSPPPMHHFLEAPLEGTLAKDLQQYGSQVRQPEPQSQRLGKVVGNANEEERKQFEERKRADIEETRGQAREAQERAYREAVLGEVPHPRKPSRTYNPKVTAQHRTARACHSTHGRGRALPLKAAPMKVKDNDLLPILLEELPHLQLSPHTLTRMWKQQMKQVDRLAPQPNHRSRNKQASQIEEAQRRQDLLVEIIRKEQEHNQRLRDFKERIQQQKSAQNKLREQRLQVARARKYHNDHHVQFRARLMRARSREERMFKQILEEGLELQKAQLREQRAYAKEQRQEHQRRHRDELESMENYYKDQFSLLAETLAQERHEIQVRKKAQGKALQKMRRELRAKMEREIGELQKIIIQNDDDTFFRELEVERLRERLQMTSFQYRTGHRT, via the exons ATGGGAAGCCAAGAGGAGAGAG ACTGGGTGGACGTGGccaatgatcttctcagcaAATGTCACATCAGCCTGAGGTTGGCGAAGGTGACGGACTGCGGCGCCAGTGTTTTTGTAGCCCTTTATCAAGCAATATTAGGGGAAAAGGTTCCAG ACTACATTGCTGCACCAAGGAGTCAGGAGGATGACGTTCACAACGTGCAGTCTGTGATTGACTCTCTGGCTTTGGACTACCTCCAGATAAGCTTGTCTCACATCACAG GTGAAAATGTTGTGAGAGGGGACAAAGAATCCATCAAGAATCTGCTGGAAATTTTTGATGGCCTGCTGGAATATCTCACCGAGCAAGTAAGCGAAGAGGAATTAGCAGATGAAG GTGAGCTGCACCACACGGCCAGCAAGGTGGGGACATCCACcgagcagcagcagctggagcgCCTGTCTCAGACGTCAAGCGTGCC GTCTACCACCTATTCCAGCAAACACTCGGACAGCTCGGAGTCGACGGCCGAGCTCATCCGCCTGGGAGACTCTGCTCGCACTTTCATGGCCAGTCAGGAAG AAAGGATCAATGGTGTCCATCATGCAGACATTTCCTGGTCCAGGCCGGAGGTGGAAGCACCTCAGGACAGAGTGCAAG GCCCCTCCTTTCCCGACTCCTCTCTACTGAAGGAGCCCCTGCATTCGGCCGTCGCCCTGCAGCCCCCTTACCAGACCACCCCTCGCCGACTGGATCGGCTGGCACACTCCGGTGCTCTGTCTCCAACCAGCATGCCCAGCCAGAGAGGGGCCGAGGTGGAGGACGAGGACCATCCCGCCGTCTCTGCT AAATGCCAGTCCCCCAGGTCCCAGCCTGACAGCCTTCCTGCTAATGGGATTCCCTCTCCCCGACTGTCCCCCG ATCGGAGCGAGGCCTCAATGTCCAGTCAGAGGAGAGGCAGCGCAGAGGTGGGCGAGGACCTGCCTGAG GCCTCCAGGCTCGGGCCTAGGAGAGTACTGTTTCAGACCCAGCCTGCCGTCGTCCCAATGACGCTGGCTGATGTAACTGGAATGAGCGACAGCAAGGCGGGCACCAAGCCACGCCCCTTACCGCCGCGGCAGCATCCCAAGGGCCGTCCGCGCCGTACTCCCCTCAG CAAAGGGCCCACGGAGGTTCAGGAGGAGCTGGACGAGCCCCTGTCCCAGCGCACGCAGCGCAACCGCGAGGCGGAGCACGAGCTGCATCAGATGTCCGAGAAGCTGTCGCGGCGTCTGGAGGAGCTCGACTCG ATGCTGAAGAGAGCCCTGGGGGAGTCTCTGGAGACTAGCGGCACCAGGGAGGAGGACAAGCAGTCCCATCACAGCGACAGCATCATGGAGTTCCGAGGGACCCAGAGGCACAGCGGTCAGG ATACAGCACCCACCCCAAAGTCACCCCGCACACGCTCGCTCTCCCCGTCGCCCCCACCGATGCACCATTTCCTGGAGGCCCCGCTAGAGGGCACTCTTGCCAAAGACTTACAGCAGTACGGGTCTCAAGTACGACAGCCGGAGCCACAGAGCCAGCGGCTTGGCAAg GTGGTGGGAAATGCCAATGAAGAAGAGCGGAAGCAGTTTGAGGAGAGGAAGAGGGCGGATATCGAGGAGACCCGGGGACAGGCCCGGGAGGCG CAGGAGAGAGCATACCGGGAAGCCGTACTGGGAGAGGTGCCCCACCCCCGAAAACCATCGCGCACGTACAACCCCAAAGTGACTGCCCAGCACCGGACAGCCAGGGCGTGCCACTCGACCCATGGCAGAGGGAGAGCGCTTCCTCTGAAAGCTGCCCCCA TGAAGGTGAAGGACAATGACCTGCTGCCCATCCTGCTGGAGGAGCTTCCCCATCTACAGCTCTCCCCACACACCCTTACTCGCATGTGGAAGCAGCAGATGAAGCAGGTGGACCGACTGGCCCCCCAGCCGAACCATCGAAGTCGCAATAAACAAGCTAGCCAG ATAGAGGAGGCGCAAAGGAGGCAAGACCTGTTGGTGGAGATCATCCGCAAAGAGCAGGAACACAACCAGCGGCTG CGCGACTTCAAGGAGCGCATCCAGCAGCAGAAGTCGGCCCAGAACAAGCTGCGGGAGCAGAGGCTGCAGGTGGCTCGTGCCAGGAAGTACCACAATGACCACCACGTGCAGTTCCGCGCCCGCCTGATGAGGGCCCGCTCGCGGGAGGAGAGG ATGTTCAAGCAGATCTTGGAGGAGGGCCTAGAGCTACAGAAGGCGCAGCTGAGAGAACAGCGTGCTTACGCCAAGGAGCAGAGGCAGGAGCACCAGCGGCGGCACCGAGACGAGCTGGAGTCCATGGAGAACTATTACAAGGACCAG TTCTCACTGTTGGCTGAAACTCTCGCACAAGAACGACATGAGATCCAGGTGCGAAAGAAGGCCCAAGGAAAG GCTCTGCAGAAGATGAGGCGAGAGCTGCGAGCCAAGATGGAGCGCGAGATCGGCGAGCTACAGAAGATCATCATCCAGAACGACGACGACACCTTCTTCCGGGAGCTCGAGGTGGAGCGACTCCGCGAGCGGCTTCAGATGACCTCATTCCAGTACCGGACCGGCCATCGGACCTGA
- the LOC111848112 gene encoding centrosomal protein of 95 kDa isoform X1, which produces MGSQEERDWVDVANDLLSKCHISLRLAKVTDCGASVFVALYQAILGEKVPDYIAAPRSQEDDVHNVQSVIDSLALDYLQISLSHITGENVVRGDKESIKNLLEIFDGLLEYLTEQVSEEELADEGELHHTASKVGTSTEQQQLERLSQTSSVPSTTYSSKHSDSSESTAELIRLGDSARTFMASQEERINGVHHADISWSRPEVEAPQDRVQELAGLPEGLVSTGPSFPDSSLLKEPLHSAVALQPPYQTTPRRLDRLAHSGALSPTSMPSQRGAEVEDEDHPAVSAKCQSPRSQPDSLPANGIPSPRLSPDRSEASMSSQRRGSAEVGEDLPEASRLGPRRVLFQTQPAVVPMTLADVTGMSDSKAGTKPRPLPPRQHPKGRPRRTPLSKGPTEVQEELDEPLSQRTQRNREAEHELHQMSEKLSRRLEELDSMLKRALGESLETSGTREEDKQSHHSDSIMEFRGTQRHSGQDTAPTPKSPRTRSLSPSPPPMHHFLEAPLEGTLAKDLQQYGSQVRQPEPQSQRLGKVVGNANEEERKQFEERKRADIEETRGQAREAQERAYREAVLGEVPHPRKPSRTYNPKVTAQHRTARACHSTHGRGRALPLKAAPMKVKDNDLLPILLEELPHLQLSPHTLTRMWKQQMKQVDRLAPQPNHRSRNKQASQIEEAQRRQDLLVEIIRKEQEHNQRLRDFKERIQQQKSAQNKLREQRLQVARARKYHNDHHVQFRARLMRARSREERMFKQILEEGLELQKAQLREQRAYAKEQRQEHQRRHRDELESMENYYKDQFSLLAETLAQERHEIQVRKKAQGKALQKMRRELRAKMEREIGELQKIIIQNDDDTFFRELEVERLRERLQMTSFQYRTGHRT; this is translated from the exons ATGGGAAGCCAAGAGGAGAGAG ACTGGGTGGACGTGGccaatgatcttctcagcaAATGTCACATCAGCCTGAGGTTGGCGAAGGTGACGGACTGCGGCGCCAGTGTTTTTGTAGCCCTTTATCAAGCAATATTAGGGGAAAAGGTTCCAG ACTACATTGCTGCACCAAGGAGTCAGGAGGATGACGTTCACAACGTGCAGTCTGTGATTGACTCTCTGGCTTTGGACTACCTCCAGATAAGCTTGTCTCACATCACAG GTGAAAATGTTGTGAGAGGGGACAAAGAATCCATCAAGAATCTGCTGGAAATTTTTGATGGCCTGCTGGAATATCTCACCGAGCAAGTAAGCGAAGAGGAATTAGCAGATGAAG GTGAGCTGCACCACACGGCCAGCAAGGTGGGGACATCCACcgagcagcagcagctggagcgCCTGTCTCAGACGTCAAGCGTGCC GTCTACCACCTATTCCAGCAAACACTCGGACAGCTCGGAGTCGACGGCCGAGCTCATCCGCCTGGGAGACTCTGCTCGCACTTTCATGGCCAGTCAGGAAG AAAGGATCAATGGTGTCCATCATGCAGACATTTCCTGGTCCAGGCCGGAGGTGGAAGCACCTCAGGACAGAGTGCAAG AGCTGGCCGGTTTACCTGAAGGGCTGGTCTCCACAGGCCCCTCCTTTCCCGACTCCTCTCTACTGAAGGAGCCCCTGCATTCGGCCGTCGCCCTGCAGCCCCCTTACCAGACCACCCCTCGCCGACTGGATCGGCTGGCACACTCCGGTGCTCTGTCTCCAACCAGCATGCCCAGCCAGAGAGGGGCCGAGGTGGAGGACGAGGACCATCCCGCCGTCTCTGCT AAATGCCAGTCCCCCAGGTCCCAGCCTGACAGCCTTCCTGCTAATGGGATTCCCTCTCCCCGACTGTCCCCCG ATCGGAGCGAGGCCTCAATGTCCAGTCAGAGGAGAGGCAGCGCAGAGGTGGGCGAGGACCTGCCTGAG GCCTCCAGGCTCGGGCCTAGGAGAGTACTGTTTCAGACCCAGCCTGCCGTCGTCCCAATGACGCTGGCTGATGTAACTGGAATGAGCGACAGCAAGGCGGGCACCAAGCCACGCCCCTTACCGCCGCGGCAGCATCCCAAGGGCCGTCCGCGCCGTACTCCCCTCAG CAAAGGGCCCACGGAGGTTCAGGAGGAGCTGGACGAGCCCCTGTCCCAGCGCACGCAGCGCAACCGCGAGGCGGAGCACGAGCTGCATCAGATGTCCGAGAAGCTGTCGCGGCGTCTGGAGGAGCTCGACTCG ATGCTGAAGAGAGCCCTGGGGGAGTCTCTGGAGACTAGCGGCACCAGGGAGGAGGACAAGCAGTCCCATCACAGCGACAGCATCATGGAGTTCCGAGGGACCCAGAGGCACAGCGGTCAGG ATACAGCACCCACCCCAAAGTCACCCCGCACACGCTCGCTCTCCCCGTCGCCCCCACCGATGCACCATTTCCTGGAGGCCCCGCTAGAGGGCACTCTTGCCAAAGACTTACAGCAGTACGGGTCTCAAGTACGACAGCCGGAGCCACAGAGCCAGCGGCTTGGCAAg GTGGTGGGAAATGCCAATGAAGAAGAGCGGAAGCAGTTTGAGGAGAGGAAGAGGGCGGATATCGAGGAGACCCGGGGACAGGCCCGGGAGGCG CAGGAGAGAGCATACCGGGAAGCCGTACTGGGAGAGGTGCCCCACCCCCGAAAACCATCGCGCACGTACAACCCCAAAGTGACTGCCCAGCACCGGACAGCCAGGGCGTGCCACTCGACCCATGGCAGAGGGAGAGCGCTTCCTCTGAAAGCTGCCCCCA TGAAGGTGAAGGACAATGACCTGCTGCCCATCCTGCTGGAGGAGCTTCCCCATCTACAGCTCTCCCCACACACCCTTACTCGCATGTGGAAGCAGCAGATGAAGCAGGTGGACCGACTGGCCCCCCAGCCGAACCATCGAAGTCGCAATAAACAAGCTAGCCAG ATAGAGGAGGCGCAAAGGAGGCAAGACCTGTTGGTGGAGATCATCCGCAAAGAGCAGGAACACAACCAGCGGCTG CGCGACTTCAAGGAGCGCATCCAGCAGCAGAAGTCGGCCCAGAACAAGCTGCGGGAGCAGAGGCTGCAGGTGGCTCGTGCCAGGAAGTACCACAATGACCACCACGTGCAGTTCCGCGCCCGCCTGATGAGGGCCCGCTCGCGGGAGGAGAGG ATGTTCAAGCAGATCTTGGAGGAGGGCCTAGAGCTACAGAAGGCGCAGCTGAGAGAACAGCGTGCTTACGCCAAGGAGCAGAGGCAGGAGCACCAGCGGCGGCACCGAGACGAGCTGGAGTCCATGGAGAACTATTACAAGGACCAG TTCTCACTGTTGGCTGAAACTCTCGCACAAGAACGACATGAGATCCAGGTGCGAAAGAAGGCCCAAGGAAAG GCTCTGCAGAAGATGAGGCGAGAGCTGCGAGCCAAGATGGAGCGCGAGATCGGCGAGCTACAGAAGATCATCATCCAGAACGACGACGACACCTTCTTCCGGGAGCTCGAGGTGGAGCGACTCCGCGAGCGGCTTCAGATGACCTCATTCCAGTACCGGACCGGCCATCGGACCTGA
- the LOC111848112 gene encoding centrosomal protein of 95 kDa isoform X4 produces the protein MGSQEERDWVDVANDLLSKCHISLRLAKVTDCGASVFVALYQAILGEKVPDYIAAPRSQEDDVHNVQSVIDSLALDYLQISLSHITGENVVRGDKESIKNLLEIFDGLLEYLTEQVSEEELADEGELHHTASKVGTSTEQQQLERLSQTSSVPSTTYSSKHSDSSESTAELIRLGDSARTFMASQEERINGVHHADISWSRPEVEAPQDRVQELAGLPEGLVSTGPSFPDSSLLKEPLHSAVALQPPYQTTPRRLDRLAHSGALSPTSMPSQRGAEVEDEDHPAVSAKCQSPRSQPDSLPANGIPSPRLSPDRSEASMSSQRRGSAEVGEDLPEASRLGPRRVLFQTQPAVVPMTLADVTGMSDSKAGTKPRPLPPRQHPKGRPRRTPLSKGPTEVQEELDEPLSQRTQRNREAEHELHQMSEKLSRRLEELDSMLKRALGESLETSGTREEDKQSHHSDSIMEFRGTQRHSDTAPTPKSPRTRSLSPSPPPMHHFLEAPLEGTLAKDLQQYGSQVRQPEPQSQRLGKVVGNANEEERKQFEERKRADIEETRGQAREAERAYREAVLGEVPHPRKPSRTYNPKVTAQHRTARACHSTHGRGRALPLKAAPMKVKDNDLLPILLEELPHLQLSPHTLTRMWKQQMKQVDRLAPQPNHRSRNKQASQIEEAQRRQDLLVEIIRKEQEHNQRLRDFKERIQQQKSAQNKLREQRLQVARARKYHNDHHVQFRARLMRARSREERMFKQILEEGLELQKAQLREQRAYAKEQRQEHQRRHRDELESMENYYKDQFSLLAETLAQERHEIQVRKKAQGKALQKMRRELRAKMEREIGELQKIIIQNDDDTFFRELEVERLRERLQMTSFQYRTGHRT, from the exons ATGGGAAGCCAAGAGGAGAGAG ACTGGGTGGACGTGGccaatgatcttctcagcaAATGTCACATCAGCCTGAGGTTGGCGAAGGTGACGGACTGCGGCGCCAGTGTTTTTGTAGCCCTTTATCAAGCAATATTAGGGGAAAAGGTTCCAG ACTACATTGCTGCACCAAGGAGTCAGGAGGATGACGTTCACAACGTGCAGTCTGTGATTGACTCTCTGGCTTTGGACTACCTCCAGATAAGCTTGTCTCACATCACAG GTGAAAATGTTGTGAGAGGGGACAAAGAATCCATCAAGAATCTGCTGGAAATTTTTGATGGCCTGCTGGAATATCTCACCGAGCAAGTAAGCGAAGAGGAATTAGCAGATGAAG GTGAGCTGCACCACACGGCCAGCAAGGTGGGGACATCCACcgagcagcagcagctggagcgCCTGTCTCAGACGTCAAGCGTGCC GTCTACCACCTATTCCAGCAAACACTCGGACAGCTCGGAGTCGACGGCCGAGCTCATCCGCCTGGGAGACTCTGCTCGCACTTTCATGGCCAGTCAGGAAG AAAGGATCAATGGTGTCCATCATGCAGACATTTCCTGGTCCAGGCCGGAGGTGGAAGCACCTCAGGACAGAGTGCAAG AGCTGGCCGGTTTACCTGAAGGGCTGGTCTCCACAGGCCCCTCCTTTCCCGACTCCTCTCTACTGAAGGAGCCCCTGCATTCGGCCGTCGCCCTGCAGCCCCCTTACCAGACCACCCCTCGCCGACTGGATCGGCTGGCACACTCCGGTGCTCTGTCTCCAACCAGCATGCCCAGCCAGAGAGGGGCCGAGGTGGAGGACGAGGACCATCCCGCCGTCTCTGCT AAATGCCAGTCCCCCAGGTCCCAGCCTGACAGCCTTCCTGCTAATGGGATTCCCTCTCCCCGACTGTCCCCCG ATCGGAGCGAGGCCTCAATGTCCAGTCAGAGGAGAGGCAGCGCAGAGGTGGGCGAGGACCTGCCTGAG GCCTCCAGGCTCGGGCCTAGGAGAGTACTGTTTCAGACCCAGCCTGCCGTCGTCCCAATGACGCTGGCTGATGTAACTGGAATGAGCGACAGCAAGGCGGGCACCAAGCCACGCCCCTTACCGCCGCGGCAGCATCCCAAGGGCCGTCCGCGCCGTACTCCCCTCAG CAAAGGGCCCACGGAGGTTCAGGAGGAGCTGGACGAGCCCCTGTCCCAGCGCACGCAGCGCAACCGCGAGGCGGAGCACGAGCTGCATCAGATGTCCGAGAAGCTGTCGCGGCGTCTGGAGGAGCTCGACTCG ATGCTGAAGAGAGCCCTGGGGGAGTCTCTGGAGACTAGCGGCACCAGGGAGGAGGACAAGCAGTCCCATCACAGCGACAGCATCATGGAGTTCCGAGGGACCCAGAGGCACAGCG ATACAGCACCCACCCCAAAGTCACCCCGCACACGCTCGCTCTCCCCGTCGCCCCCACCGATGCACCATTTCCTGGAGGCCCCGCTAGAGGGCACTCTTGCCAAAGACTTACAGCAGTACGGGTCTCAAGTACGACAGCCGGAGCCACAGAGCCAGCGGCTTGGCAAg GTGGTGGGAAATGCCAATGAAGAAGAGCGGAAGCAGTTTGAGGAGAGGAAGAGGGCGGATATCGAGGAGACCCGGGGACAGGCCCGGGAGGCG GAGAGAGCATACCGGGAAGCCGTACTGGGAGAGGTGCCCCACCCCCGAAAACCATCGCGCACGTACAACCCCAAAGTGACTGCCCAGCACCGGACAGCCAGGGCGTGCCACTCGACCCATGGCAGAGGGAGAGCGCTTCCTCTGAAAGCTGCCCCCA TGAAGGTGAAGGACAATGACCTGCTGCCCATCCTGCTGGAGGAGCTTCCCCATCTACAGCTCTCCCCACACACCCTTACTCGCATGTGGAAGCAGCAGATGAAGCAGGTGGACCGACTGGCCCCCCAGCCGAACCATCGAAGTCGCAATAAACAAGCTAGCCAG ATAGAGGAGGCGCAAAGGAGGCAAGACCTGTTGGTGGAGATCATCCGCAAAGAGCAGGAACACAACCAGCGGCTG CGCGACTTCAAGGAGCGCATCCAGCAGCAGAAGTCGGCCCAGAACAAGCTGCGGGAGCAGAGGCTGCAGGTGGCTCGTGCCAGGAAGTACCACAATGACCACCACGTGCAGTTCCGCGCCCGCCTGATGAGGGCCCGCTCGCGGGAGGAGAGG ATGTTCAAGCAGATCTTGGAGGAGGGCCTAGAGCTACAGAAGGCGCAGCTGAGAGAACAGCGTGCTTACGCCAAGGAGCAGAGGCAGGAGCACCAGCGGCGGCACCGAGACGAGCTGGAGTCCATGGAGAACTATTACAAGGACCAG TTCTCACTGTTGGCTGAAACTCTCGCACAAGAACGACATGAGATCCAGGTGCGAAAGAAGGCCCAAGGAAAG GCTCTGCAGAAGATGAGGCGAGAGCTGCGAGCCAAGATGGAGCGCGAGATCGGCGAGCTACAGAAGATCATCATCCAGAACGACGACGACACCTTCTTCCGGGAGCTCGAGGTGGAGCGACTCCGCGAGCGGCTTCAGATGACCTCATTCCAGTACCGGACCGGCCATCGGACCTGA